The Pseudorasbora parva isolate DD20220531a chromosome 25, ASM2467924v1, whole genome shotgun sequence genome segment CTGCCACTGAACAACTGTCTACAACAAGCTAACATCTAGAAATCGACTTACTTTAGTTGTACGTTAGCTCTATCAAACAATAAACGCTGTCTTGTAATAAAGCGCCCTCTACCGAGCGTGTGTGcagactcttattttgaaatctTGATATTCTGCTTCTGCTGTGGGTGTAAGACTTCTGCCAAAGACTCGACAAAGCACACATTTATGACCTACTGCATATGTATTTGCACCCGTAACTCGCATGAGTGTTAGCCAGGCATTTAAGTGTGAGTACACAAATACTGCGTTAATAGTAATGTTGTTAAAACACATGGTGAGTTAAGTTTTATCATGAATTTCttctgttaatgtacaacaccAGATCATGTGGAGTCCTGATGAAATAGCCAGTGTGTGTTATAATCACTTTAATAAACTTCCTAAAAGAGGAAAGCCAGAGGCGGACAGAGAGTGGACTCTACTGGCTGCTGTAATTCTGCTGACTGACAGTTCAGATCAGAAAACAGGTTAGCAATGCCTAACTGATTGTTCATCTCATAAACGTGATATGAATATCTCAAAATGTCTTCCCAACCATTTGATCTCAGTTCACAAGCAGGTTGTGTCTTTGGGGACGGGCACCAAATGCATCGGCCAGTCTGCTATGAGCATGAAgggtaaatgtaaaatattttaacaatttGTCAAACGCAAACTTTGCAGTCTCATATATTTTGTATTGTGATGATTTGCAGGTGATATTCTGAATGACAGTCATGCTGAGGTTATTGCACGAAGAGGGTGTGTCAGGTATTTGACATCAGAATTTCTTTGCGTTGCAGTGATGGATTCATTCTCAAACAAAACCCAAACAGCTTCTTACATCCTGCACATtggcacactgtaaacatatcGTATTGGCATATCTGATGGGTGTGTTTACTGTTCTATATTTGTACATGGATTTGACATGTCAAACGGATGTTATGTCCTGGAAGCTGTTAGATGGCTAAAGAGCATGTGTTGTTGTAATGGAACGCCATTAGAACAGCTGGCTCTAAATCTAGACCAAACTTAGACCAACTTTATGCAATACTTAGCTTAGTACAgagtattttaatgtttttgaagtgCAACATCATTCttaacaaatatattttgctaaacatttctaaaatgaaaaatgtaactaACCATATAGTATATAAGACATTCAAATTCATCCCATAGGCTTTCTATGGgattgaggtcaggactctgtgcaggccagtcaagttcctccactcCAAACTCACGCATCCATAtcttatggaccttgctttgtgcactagtgcacagtcatgttgcagcaggaaggggccatccccaaactgttcccacaaagtaaggggccaagcccaacccctgtaAGTCAACTctacaccataatccccctccaacaaactttacacttggaaAAACGCAATCAAGCAAGTATTGTTCTCCTGGCagctgccaaacccagactcgtccatggaaTTGCCGTATaaagaagcgtgattggtcactccagagaacacgtctccactgctggTCTACAATGAGTCCAGTGttggtgtgctttacaccactgcatccaacacaatgcattgctcttggtgaagtaaggcttggatgatctgctcggccatggaaacccattccatgaagctctctacacactgttcttgagctaatcttaAAGTCTGAAGTTCAGAGGTCTGTAGGTATTGACTGCAGAAAGTAGCCGGCTTCTGgacactgtgaccctcagcatgtgctgaccccgctctgtgatttcatgtggcctaccacttcatggctgagttgctgtagTTCCCAATTGTTTCCACTTTTTTTATAATAGTTGATGTGGAATATTTAGCAGTGAGGAAAGTTCACAaatggccttattgcacaggtgggaACCTATcccggccccacgcttgagtccactgagctcctgagagcggcCCATTCTTCCACTAATGTGTggagaagcgtctgcaggcctagagcttgatttattcacctgtggccatgaagagattgaacacctgagttcaatgatttggagggtatcccaatacttttggcaataaagTGTATAATTTAAGGCTTACTATCTTACCCAGTTTTGCTTCTAAATAGTCTAAGCAGTagtattattttcatttaatgtaacagttctttaaaatcaatacagTTTTATAATGTGAATTATAGACagatgtcttttttttcttaaggggcaaacaaaaatgaaataGCTTTATTCATGTGACACcaataatataaaaattgaAATGAAAAGAATGAGCTTCTTGGTAACACTGTTGGGACTAAATGGGTTTTAAAGGAATAAGAGTTTAAATGAATCTGAGCATTCAAGCCTTTGCTCAGCCACACTGATGTTTTCTATCCTCAGGTATCTGACGGAGCAGCTGTACAGGGCAGTAAGTGGCCAGAGCTCTGATGTCTTCTGTCCAGGAACTGACAAGGGAAAATGGACCATTAAACCAGGAGTTTCTTTCCTTTTCTTCTCCAGTCAAACACCATGTGAGTCCAGCTTTATGTCTTACTTGTACATATTCGTTTAGTTAAAAAGGTTCTGTGGGCCACCAGTCAAATATTTGTACACTCTTTCTCATTTATTATACACAGATGAGCCATTATATTAGAATAGCTCTGGAATCCTGTGCCCCCTCCCTCCGCTCAGATATAGTTACGGTAGGCCTATAGGATATGGGCATGGAGGCTCACATCTGGTGCCATGCACCTAAAAGCATTGCTTACAAAACAGACTAATAAATACCTGCAGGTTAATGATACAAGTTATACAAAGttgattattaatattatatcaaAACAATGGAAAACTTGTTTATAGTCATCAAACAATTATTAACTTGAAAAAACTAATTAAATTACAACAAAAGACAAGATAttaataaaaagataaaataaactttttttaagtaGGCATACCAGCAATATAGTAGGCCTATAAAATGTCTTTCCAGGCAGTCTGATGTCTAACAGCTGAGATAAACATTCAGAAGTTAAAAAGTATACGGTCACATGTAAAATGAAACCACACACGTTTCTTATTGTCTTCATTTTTTATGAAGATCATGTGCtactgttttattaaataaagctATAAAGGTGAGAGAGAGGAGACATTTGGAAAACTTCTTTAACTAAATTGCAATTTTTTGTGCGCaaagttttgtgttttttattaaactcTCATTCATacaaatgtataatataatgATTCAAAAGAGTAGGGAAATACTGAGTAGGGGAATATATAGCATAACTACCAGATTTAAGgagctgtatgtaagaaatgtatttcaatgaatcataaaatggctctGATATGTcattagacattaagaaatcatgttcatttcaaatacttctatcactgacaacagtagttcGGTCAGGATATTGTAATTATAAAGTTGCTGTTTTTgatcaactgatgttgatgttgacatgttgtgttttggcctgaagctccgctctccacctatcgaccaatcacgaagtcagtagtgtttcgggttgccagatctgctctagttagcaCAGCtgagctacaaacgttcctgctgatcctgcagccaatctggcaacctcgagtcagggggagggggagggggatacaccgctctactgTCATCTGAAAGTaactgcagtaccagttttggccacaatcttacatacacttcctttaaagccGGTCCTCGGTTGGTATATATACTGTTCTGTGAGCTGCGGCTCCATTCGGTTGCCAGGCGCTTTGATTGCTCTAGGCTGAAAGTGGTCATAATGTGTTGGCTCATCCAGGTATTACTAGTTTTTAGAAAAAATGTCATCAAATATTTTAACCAAAAAgtaaaacaatcaaaatgaCCAGTCAGTATATTTCATTTCAGTTGAAGAATTCATAGAAAAATAAgggataaaaataataatatttagtaCTGCGCCTCAGACAGAAACATAATAATAACCAACATTTGGAATTATATGTAAATATCTGAAatagcttaaaggtgcactatgtagtatttttgcagtaaaatatccaaaaaaaacaccaggccagtgttatatattttgttcagttgaatttttacaatatccaaaatgtttccgactaataaaatctgagagaattgctattttaaagctccactgtgtgatattttcccccatctagcggtgtaaaggtatatgaccatccagtgaatattagtttctgttcctctcaatttcgatttcgtttccactcctacggtggccgatttagtcatggcgtccagttcgacctcttcggtgagtgttgcttcaagtgatgaggttacttttgaaaactattataatttgcagttattgaatttgccaaatgatctatgatcaaattaatctatgtaaaatgaataatagttttacgttttcgttatttttaaccagttcattgctaacatcagctatcaggttcccagacgaatgcaagctaatcttagtaaagtaacttttatcagtgctatcattattctgtatattgtacgacatcactagcgtaaggcaaacaaattataaattaaattaaaatattaatctcatgttatccgtcatagaacacagATTTaagttataaggtaaacaatactttttcatcattgacgcgaggaaaactatcctagacgtcgttctagtgttatgcacagcacaccatgatataattagccaagcaacaataaaacttccaatatacacaaataggctgaattaatattacctgtcgagaagaaagcaggcaacgtcggcgttctttttaaaatcgttgctcctcatgagctctttccatcttggaaaggccactccagtatttaattttgtcttgttgatttgcctgttgcgttgccgtcttaattctcttttccgcttccttgccgactctgatacatatcccgcaatgttactaggtccccgacccgagtcgaattcggtaatcaatcccgggacgtggttgctttcacacagaaggcgacccggcaatgctccgggaatattgcgggtccgacgtgccgtgtgaaaggggcttaagagtgatcctccgtcatcatatagcagcctcaagcaatcctcctcttcacattgggcacagtgccatcgagtgtaaaaacgcgaaaagcgaagcttgaatttacgggtatgtccctctttggcaaatgtactttcaagatggaggagcaacatggcgaccgccatccgaaccctcaacacttatgtattttcaatggtatattataaaattacgagaatactttattacttgaaagaagtaaatatacattaatgagcacatatatttttgaaagaactaagtgattttagctaagaataaactaaaaaagttacacagtgtagctttaaccaaggaactgggacgtctgagggagtcgcctgtcaatggcaTCATATCTGCCTTACTCTCGGTTTCCgggtttattctgcagaaacgcttttctcttagcagtgtgaacgagtgtcacagcagccgctgagtgaacacaaagagtaacatcataacctaattttaaacacacttaaatgtatctaatatgataaacagagctgtgttacctcatgaccggaaaagcggaaatagtgccggcgactgtgtcccgtcgtaataaaagtcctgctcaCGAGGCGTGTGTTTGCGTAATCATCactccagtggccttgctcagctcctcaacactcggtcctgcttcacactaataatcgcatccatcaacatgatttctgcccgagtcctatcccgattcttttccaccggctgtgaggtgaagaccacatgtcccaagattctgagctcaaacttagcgtcatcaaactacgcctttgttttgaataggcgccctctagtgaaTGGAAAAGTATCATAGTGTATTCATTATCCGTGACCACGTTTTTTGCTATTCTGAACATTATGcatgatttttttcatttacGTGTTTTTAAATTTTGAAATCACGCGAATTATTTTTTGATCCGCAACCGCAGTACATTTAGCGAGAATTCAATCCCATAATCCATACTCAAATCTAGAAGTGGGAGCGCACGGTAATGCAGTGTTGTTTGCTACCATTAAAAACACAGAAGAGACGATCTATCAATATGTTTACATGTAATCTTTGAAGCAGTGTTTAAAGTGCGGGAAGAtatcaataaaacagcttgagAATATCATCATTACATTTACCTCAGGCACTTAGTGTCCACAGCATGTTAGTTCGCTTTTGTGTTTGGTTTTCTCCCCCCTGCTGTACCGAACTGTGACTTCAAAACAAGGTACATACCAAACCGTCATGTTTGTGTACCATTACACCCCAAGTgtctatatgtgtgtatatctTGTCACTCTAATGTACCCTCAGGTGGTGATGCCTCCATATTTCCTATGACTGGCAGTCAAGCGCAGCCCTGCGAGCCAGTAAAGGCAATTCAGGACGAAGAATCAGAGAGACGAGGCCTGAAGCGACACGCTGAGAGTGAGTTAGAGGAGACCAGACGGGGTCCTGTAATGAAGACAAGTGACAACCGTTCATCATGCAGAAAATCAGGGGATGCCGATGAGCATGAAGTTATAACAGATAATAAAGAGCATAATCAATTAAATGAAGTCTCGCACTATCAACCGAATGTAAAGAAAGGGCCTGACCTCCATCGCACTGGGGCAAAGTGTGTCCCTGATGGCCCAACCGACCCTCTCGAGCCCGGATTACTCTATCACAATGTTGGGGTTTTGCGGCTGAAGCCGGGCAGAGGGGATCGCACACTTTCTCTCTCGTGCAGTGATAAACTTGCTCGCTGGGGCGTTCTGGGCTTCCAGGGTGCCCTGCTGTCTCATTACCTGCAAGGGCCGATCTACTTCAGCGCTGTGGTGGTTGGAAAGGGTCCGTACAGCCATCAGGCAATGCAGAGAGCACTGAAAACACGGTAAGTGTTGCAGTACTACCATATTGACATAAAACTCATACTATTTCTGCAATACAGGAAAGGTTAGTATTTTTACAATTGGTTCAGTCAATCTCAAGTGGCCCAGTTGAGGCTGATTGACCATTTTTAATTTCATACATTTTTGggagccttcgctccccacgtgcatcaatgagccttggccgcccatgaccctgtggccggttctccactgttcctcttggagcacttttgatagatactgaccactgcagaccgggaacagcccacaagagctgcagttttggagatgctctgacccagtcgtctagccgtcacaatttggcccttgtcaaactcactcaaatccttacgcttgcccatttctcctgcttctaacacaccaactttgaggacaaaatgttcacttgctgcctaatatatcccacccactaacaggagccgtgatgaagagatcatcagtgttgttcacttcacctgtcagtggtcataactAGGGGTTTGCAATGGGACAATTTTTGTCCGTGGACGATTAAAGCTGCAGTATGTCGTTTTTAGAAAACGTtgactaaagccctattcgaaCGGTAATTATTGATAGGGTCgtaaggtattttcatcatttacagcggctagtctgtgattttattgccgtccaaatccagaatgtcagtgtttttctcccaccacctgCGTAAAAGTCCCTGGCCGAATTACCTACTGTTTTTAATCCAACACCAAGTTTTCGTGGTGATTTAATTGCcttccgaatccacatctctgagttttcaagaagagATTGCTTCAAAATGAACTGTTTATATCCTTTCTGACCCCTGCGGAGCACCATATCGTTGCGCTTCGCTGTAATTCACATGCATTGTAAAGATCTAGCGACTgcacttttattactgaaatgctggaaagtatttacaagaataatctttcatcaccgctcaaaaaagaagacaaacacgtaaacatttgaaatgagccgTTATTACTCAGTAATTAATGTTATATAGGTTTAATTTGCAGCATTGTATTATTTCCGGTCACttccacatttttttaaattacattttttttaaacagaagatttaaataattaaatatttaataatttcctattattaaattaaatataattttattcttattatttcaagcatatgacatttttacagcagacagTCATTCGACTGATCACGTGAGCAGCCGTTCCCAGGTGCGGAGGATCACAAAGCTCGCTCCTTCGCTGGGAATAAATCACCATCCGAATGCACAAGTtgtatcactgaggtggcatgcaaatgtatttttatggacatccacatgagaaacaattaccgtctgaATGGGGCTTTAGCCTGAAAAT includes the following:
- the adat1 gene encoding tRNA-specific adenosine deaminase 1 gives rise to the protein MWSPDEIASVCYNHFNKLPKRGKPEADREWTLLAAVILLTDSSDQKTVHKQVVSLGTGTKCIGQSAMSMKGDILNDSHAEVIARRGCVRYLTEQLYRAVSGQSSDVFCPGTDKGKWTIKPGVSFLFFSSQTPCGDASIFPMTGSQAQPCEPVKAIQDEESERRGLKRHAESELEETRRGPVMKTSDNRSSCRKSGDADEHEVITDNKEHNQLNEVSHYQPNVKKGPDLHRTGAKCVPDGPTDPLEPGLLYHNVGVLRLKPGRGDRTLSLSCSDKLARWGVLGFQGALLSHYLQGPIYFSAVVVGKGPYSHQAMQRALKTRCSHVRGLPSGFSVRAPEILQASLEFTHNHTHIESKHTHTRGRISPCGAAISWCAVSQQPLDVTANGYKQGVTKKALGTVQARSLISKVELFHSFLKLVAATEDSQLPETLRGKDLRTYWDYKQASGTYQQAWTQLRLQAFPLWLRSPRELLLFY